GTCGTCACCGCGGGCTACTGCGAGCACTCCGACGGACAGCTCTACAACAGCGTGGTCTGCGTGACCGGCGACGGCGTGCTGGGCAACCACCGCAAGGTGCACCAGCCGCTGTCGGAGGACACGACCTACCGTGCGGGCACGGGGTTCTCCGCGTTCGACACGCCGGTCGGGCGACTGGGCATGCTCATCTGCTACGACAAGGCGTTCCCCGAAGCCGCGCGCAGCCTCGCGCTCGACGGGGCCGAGATCGGCGTCTGTGTGTCCGCGTGGCCGGGCAGCCGCACCAACCCGGCCGCGGACCTCGCACAGGACCGGTGGAAGCGGCGCTTCGACCTGTTCGACCGCGCGCGGGCGCTGGAGAACCAGATCGTGTGGCTGTCCGCCAACCAGTCCGGATCGTTCGGCGATCTGCGGTTCGTCGCCAGCGCCAAAGTGGTCGACCCGGGCGGCGAGGTCCTGGCCGCCACCGGCGTCGCCGACGGCGTCGCGGTCGCCGAACTCGACGTCCGGCTGGCGCTCGAAACGGCTCGCCGCTCGATGGGCCATCTGCGCGACCGGCGCCCGGATGCCTACCCGGCGCTGGCCTCCAGCGCGAAGAAACCCGCGACGACGCGATACTGACACGATGGGGACCATCCGCATCGGAGCCGTGGCCGCGCACTTCGGCCGCGACCTCGAGTTCGACCTGCAGCGCATCGCCACGCTCATCGAGCACGCCCGTTCCTCGGGGACCGCGCTGCTGGTGCTGCCGGACGCCGCCCTCGGCGGATACCTCGCCGACCTGCGCTGCCCCGACCCCGAGGCGCTGCCGCCCGCGCTCGCCCCGGACGACCCGTACCTGCGCAAGATCGCCGAGCTGGCCGCCGAAATGGTCGTGTGCGTCGGGTACTGCGAGGCCGACGGCGACGCGCGGTACAACGCGGCGGTGTGCGTCACCGGCGACGGCGTGCTCGGCCGGCACCGCAAGGTCCACCAGCCGCCGGGCGAAGCGGCCGCCTACTCGGCGGGCTCGTCGTTCGCC
This sequence is a window from Amycolatopsis benzoatilytica AK 16/65. Protein-coding genes within it:
- a CDS encoding carbon-nitrogen hydrolase family protein yields the protein MSTLRMGAAAAPFGRDLEADFDRVASLIADARADGVGLLALPEACLGGYLANLDGDADGPPPLEVDGPEIKRLAALAGDMVVTAGYCEHSDGQLYNSVVCVTGDGVLGNHRKVHQPLSEDTTYRAGTGFSAFDTPVGRLGMLICYDKAFPEAARSLALDGAEIGVCVSAWPGSRTNPAADLAQDRWKRRFDLFDRARALENQIVWLSANQSGSFGDLRFVASAKVVDPGGEVLAATGVADGVAVAELDVRLALETARRSMGHLRDRRPDAYPALASSAKKPATTRY